In Primulina eburnea isolate SZY01 chromosome 5, ASM2296580v1, whole genome shotgun sequence, a single window of DNA contains:
- the LOC140832394 gene encoding cytokinin riboside 5'-monophosphate phosphoribohydrolase LOG7, with amino-acid sequence MDQAEKNSRFKRICVFCGSSSGKKSSYQQAAVELGKELVERRIDLVYGGGSVGLMGLISQAVHDGGRHVLGVIPRTLMPREITGEPIGEVCAVSDMHQRKAEMARQADAFIALPGGYGTLEELLEVITWAQLGIHRKPVGLLNVDEYYNSFLCFLDKAVDEGFISPTARRIIVSAPTATQLVRELEEHIPECDEITSKLIWEEVERLNYVPESSVPT; translated from the exons ATGGATCAGGCGGAGAAAAATTCAAGATTCAAGAGAATTTGTGTTTTCTGTGGAAGCAGTTCTGGCAAGAAATCTAGCTACCAACAAGCTGCTGTTGAGCTGGGCAAAGAACTG gtGGAAAGAAGGATTGATTTGGTGTATGGAGGTGGAAGCGTGGGTTTGATGGGTCTCATCTCTCAGGCAGTTCATGATGGTGGGCGCCATGTTCTAGG GGTCATTCCAAGGACTCTCATGCCTCGAGAG ATAACGGGGGAACCGATTGGAGAAGTTTGTGCAGTATCAGATATGCACCAAAGAAAGGCAGAGATGGCCAGGCAGGCTGATGCCTTCATTGCTCTTCCTG GTGGTTATGGCACCCTTGAGGAGTTACTTGAAGTCATTACATGGGCTCAGCTTGGAATCCATCGGAAACCG GTGGGGCTTCTGAATGTGGACGAGTACTATAATTCCTTCTTGTGTTTTCTGGATAAGGCTGTTGATGAAGGGTTTATCTCTCCAACTGCACGTAGAATTATCGTATCGGCTCCCACAGCCACACAATTGGTTAGAGAACTTGAG GAACATATTCCAGAATGTGATGAAATCACATCCAAATTGATCTGGGAAGAAGTGGAGAGACTAAATTACGTACCGGAATCAAGTGTCCCCACCTAG